One Pseudorhodoplanes sinuspersici DNA segment encodes these proteins:
- a CDS encoding TetR/AcrR family transcriptional regulator has translation MDERTTPERILDAAEMLFAEDGLHAVSVRQIAAAADVPIGLITYHFGTKDGLYRAVFERRSPTIVEQRLTGLRIAEDEPDPGRRLELIVKALVLPMVRLRLLDEQSRFGRLMAREASDPNAFERGIIPQIFDPVAQEVVAALSRALPDRSRTQIYWGYQFMLGALVFLMSDTGRIERLSGGLCRSQDAETVSRYLVPFLTAALRDGLAATPPGDDAPSKTIRKQQSVTKGRKHETRHVRPAKRQTAGGRSGR, from the coding sequence ATGGACGAACGAACCACACCCGAAAGAATCCTCGATGCGGCCGAAATGCTGTTCGCAGAGGACGGGCTGCACGCCGTATCAGTGCGGCAGATCGCGGCTGCCGCCGACGTGCCGATTGGCCTCATCACCTATCACTTCGGTACCAAGGACGGGCTTTATCGCGCGGTTTTCGAACGACGCTCGCCAACGATTGTCGAACAGCGCCTTACCGGCCTGCGGATCGCCGAAGACGAACCCGATCCTGGACGGCGGCTGGAGCTGATCGTCAAGGCACTCGTGCTGCCGATGGTGCGGCTTCGCCTTCTCGATGAACAATCGCGCTTCGGCCGGCTGATGGCACGCGAGGCCAGCGACCCGAATGCGTTTGAGCGGGGGATCATTCCGCAGATATTCGACCCCGTGGCGCAGGAGGTGGTTGCAGCGCTGTCACGCGCGCTCCCGGATCGGAGCAGAACGCAGATCTATTGGGGCTATCAGTTTATGCTCGGCGCCCTGGTTTTCCTGATGTCCGACACCGGCCGCATCGAGCGGCTGTCGGGCGGGCTATGCCGATCGCAGGATGCTGAAACCGTATCGCGTTATCTCGTCCCGTTTCTGACTGCTGCATTGCGCGATGGCCTTGCAGCAACGCCACCCGGCGATGACGCTCCGTCAAAGACAATTCGCAAGCAGCAATCCGTGACAAAGGGCAGGAAGCATGAAACTCGTCACGTTCGTCCCGCCAAGCGGCAAACCGCGGGCGGGCGCTCTGGTCGATGA
- a CDS encoding fumarylacetoacetate hydrolase family protein — protein MKLVTFVPPSGKPRAGALVDESGTIVDLASAYNEIYGESAPDLEQVLAIIEGGDDSLDRAYETLKKHPSDHVYRCTDVKLLAPIPRPPQMRDCLCFELHLVQAFNAARQLKANNSPDPTAALAEMERTGVLRVPSTFYDQPIYYKCNRFAVIGTDEDVLWPSYSRVLDFELEFGCFIKKAAKDVPAAAARDYIFGYTIFNDFTARDAQTEEMGGQLGPAKGKDFDTANAMGPCLVTADEMKDPYNLTMIARVNGEEWGRGKSDSMHWSFEDLIAWISRSETIYPGEFLGSGTVGNGCGLEQMRFLQADDIVELEVEGIGVLRNTMRKHF, from the coding sequence ATGAAACTCGTCACGTTCGTCCCGCCAAGCGGCAAACCGCGGGCGGGCGCTCTGGTCGATGAATCGGGAACGATCGTCGATCTCGCGTCCGCGTACAACGAAATATACGGCGAAAGCGCACCTGACCTGGAGCAGGTTTTGGCGATTATCGAAGGCGGCGATGATTCGCTCGATCGCGCATATGAAACGCTGAAGAAACACCCGTCAGATCACGTGTACCGTTGTACGGACGTCAAGCTCCTTGCGCCAATCCCGCGCCCGCCGCAAATGCGTGATTGCCTTTGCTTCGAGTTGCACCTGGTGCAGGCGTTCAATGCGGCGCGGCAACTCAAGGCGAATAACAGTCCTGATCCTACGGCAGCCCTTGCGGAGATGGAGCGCACCGGCGTGCTCCGGGTGCCGAGCACATTCTACGATCAGCCGATATACTATAAATGCAATCGCTTTGCGGTGATCGGAACCGACGAAGACGTGCTGTGGCCGAGTTATTCGCGGGTACTCGACTTCGAACTTGAATTCGGCTGCTTCATCAAGAAAGCGGCAAAGGACGTGCCGGCCGCGGCGGCGCGAGACTACATTTTCGGCTACACGATCTTCAATGATTTTACAGCCCGCGATGCGCAGACCGAAGAAATGGGTGGGCAACTCGGGCCAGCCAAAGGCAAGGATTTCGATACCGCCAATGCGATGGGCCCGTGCCTCGTCACCGCCGACGAGATGAAGGACCCTTATAACCTGACGATGATCGCGCGTGTGAACGGCGAGGAATGGGGCCGCGGAAAATCCGACTCCATGCATTGGAGTTTCGAGGACCTCATTGCCTGGATCTCTCGTTCCGAAACGATTTATCCCGGCGAATTCTTGGGATCCGGCACTGTCGGCAATGGTTGCGGCCTCGAGCAAATGCGGTTCCTGCAGGCCGACGACATTGTCGAGCTTGAAGTCGAGGGAATCGGCGTGCTGCGCAATACCATGCGCAAGCATTTCTGA
- a CDS encoding AMP-binding protein, whose protein sequence is MNLAQHLHDTGRKYSERPALGFGTAIVSNYATLAKRVARLASALRDEFDLAVGDRVAIASSNTPEYLETLYAIWHAGCVGVPANAKLHGAELAYILEHSGARVCFASSDLASTIEAHAPHSLERIIVLGGASYQALLTADAVDITDRQPDDLAWLFYTSGTTGKPKGAMLTHRNLTTMARAYQDQVDPISPGDSLLHAAPMSHGSGLYMIPYVMHCGLNIVPESGGFDPAEIFKLIEAWPRSSMFAAPTMVKRLVDHSGDCRAENIRTIIWGGAPMYVEDTVRAIDRFGPRFAQIYGQGESPMTITVLPQSDIADRRNPHWRERLASAGRAFSCTDVIIGDENGQPVPQGVSGEILVRGDPVMAGYWQNEEASVAALQDGYLHTGDVGALDANGYLFLKDRSKDLIISGGSNIYPREVEEVLLRHPGVREVSVIGRPDREWGEVVVAYVVGDASPVDLDSLCLNAIARFKRPKKYIFVDTLPKNNYGKVLKTVLRERESGHP, encoded by the coding sequence ATGAATCTGGCGCAGCACCTTCACGATACCGGACGCAAATATTCAGAGCGGCCGGCGCTGGGGTTCGGTACTGCTATCGTGTCGAACTATGCAACGCTTGCGAAACGTGTTGCACGTCTCGCTTCCGCTTTGCGCGATGAATTTGACCTGGCCGTTGGTGACCGCGTCGCCATCGCCTCCTCCAACACGCCGGAATATCTGGAGACGCTGTATGCCATTTGGCATGCGGGGTGCGTAGGCGTGCCCGCCAATGCCAAGCTGCATGGCGCGGAGCTTGCCTATATTCTTGAACATTCCGGCGCGCGTGTTTGTTTTGCCTCGTCCGACCTCGCATCCACCATTGAAGCTCATGCGCCGCATTCGCTCGAACGGATCATTGTTCTCGGGGGGGCTTCCTATCAGGCGCTCCTGACGGCCGACGCAGTCGATATAACGGACCGCCAGCCCGACGATCTCGCCTGGCTGTTTTACACCTCCGGGACCACAGGCAAGCCGAAAGGCGCGATGCTGACTCACCGCAATCTCACGACAATGGCCCGCGCGTATCAGGACCAGGTCGATCCCATCAGCCCCGGCGATTCATTGTTGCACGCGGCGCCGATGAGTCACGGGTCCGGGCTCTACATGATCCCCTATGTCATGCATTGCGGCCTCAATATCGTGCCGGAATCCGGAGGCTTTGATCCGGCCGAAATCTTCAAGCTGATCGAGGCCTGGCCGCGCTCCTCGATGTTCGCGGCTCCCACGATGGTGAAACGGCTGGTCGACCACTCCGGAGATTGCCGCGCCGAAAATATCCGCACCATCATTTGGGGTGGTGCGCCGATGTATGTGGAAGATACAGTTCGGGCGATTGACCGGTTCGGCCCGCGCTTCGCGCAAATCTATGGGCAGGGTGAAAGCCCGATGACCATTACGGTCTTGCCGCAAAGCGATATCGCCGATCGCCGCAATCCGCATTGGCGCGAACGGCTGGCCTCCGCAGGACGCGCCTTTTCGTGCACGGATGTGATCATCGGGGACGAGAATGGGCAGCCCGTCCCGCAAGGTGTTTCTGGTGAGATTCTTGTTCGGGGCGATCCGGTGATGGCCGGCTATTGGCAGAACGAAGAGGCCAGCGTCGCGGCTTTGCAGGATGGCTATCTGCATACCGGCGATGTCGGCGCTCTTGATGCCAATGGCTATCTGTTCCTGAAGGATCGCTCCAAGGATCTGATCATTTCCGGCGGCTCGAACATCTATCCGCGCGAGGTGGAGGAGGTGCTGTTGCGTCATCCCGGTGTGCGGGAAGTCTCTGTGATCGGCCGGCCTGACCGCGAATGGGGTGAGGTGGTGGTGGCCTATGTGGTAGGTGACGCCAGCCCGGTCGATCTCGACAGCCTTTGCCTGAACGCCATAGCGCGCTTCAAACGGCCAAAGAAATACATCTTTGTCGACACGCTGCCCAAGAACAATTACGGTAAGGTGTTGAAGACGGTATTGCGCGAACGAGAGTCAGGCCACCCCTAA
- a CDS encoding AraC family transcriptional regulator, whose product MDPLSDVLSLLKPRSYVSAGFDAGGDWSIQFSDQHGRIKCYAVISGACWLGVDGVADAVRLQAGDCFVLPSGRPFRLASDMTLPSVDAGTIFPPARDGGVVTYNGGGDFFLVGSRFAVSGNHGDVLLRMLPPIVHIRKETEQAALRWSVERMMQELHARQPGSFLVAQHLAHMMLVQALRLHLTDSIEGGTGWFYALADKQLCAAISAIHSDPARRWTLDALAECAGMSRSTFAQKFKDKVGETPIEYLTRWRMLLAGEKLSKSNDSISVIALSLGYESESAFSTAFKRIMACTPRQYSRVRHIGISANREDKRGSSSRFGLGVA is encoded by the coding sequence ATGGATCCGCTCTCAGATGTGCTGTCGCTGCTGAAACCACGCAGCTATGTGTCCGCTGGCTTCGATGCGGGCGGCGATTGGTCGATCCAATTTTCCGATCAGCATGGTCGTATCAAATGCTATGCGGTGATCTCCGGCGCGTGCTGGCTCGGCGTGGACGGTGTTGCAGACGCGGTGCGCCTACAGGCAGGAGACTGCTTCGTGTTGCCGAGCGGGCGGCCTTTCCGTCTGGCCAGCGATATGACTTTGCCTTCTGTCGATGCCGGCACAATTTTTCCACCGGCACGGGATGGCGGTGTCGTCACATACAATGGCGGCGGTGATTTCTTTCTGGTCGGCAGCCGCTTCGCCGTCAGCGGCAATCATGGCGATGTCCTGCTCCGGATGTTGCCACCCATTGTGCATATCCGGAAAGAAACAGAGCAGGCGGCGCTGCGCTGGTCGGTGGAGCGGATGATGCAGGAGCTGCACGCACGGCAGCCAGGCAGCTTTCTGGTCGCACAACACCTTGCTCACATGATGCTGGTTCAGGCCCTGCGATTGCACCTGACTGACAGTATCGAAGGCGGGACCGGGTGGTTCTACGCTCTTGCAGATAAGCAGTTGTGCGCGGCGATCAGCGCGATTCACTCAGATCCGGCGCGGCGCTGGACATTGGACGCTCTAGCGGAGTGCGCAGGAATGTCGCGGTCCACCTTCGCTCAGAAATTCAAAGACAAGGTTGGAGAAACGCCGATTGAATATCTTACGCGGTGGCGGATGTTGCTGGCTGGAGAGAAGCTATCAAAGTCCAACGATTCCATTTCGGTCATCGCTCTGTCGCTCGGCTATGAATCCGAGAGCGCTTTCAGCACTGCATTCAAGAGGATCATGGCTTGCACACCGCGACAATACAGCCGGGTTAGGCATATCGGGATATCCGCCAATCGCGAGGATAAACGCGGATCAAGCAGCAGGTTTGGGTTAGGGGTGGCCTGA
- a CDS encoding (2Fe-2S)-binding protein codes for MTMFTINRQAVNVAAEPDTPLLWVVREHLKLTGTKFGCGIAQCGACTVHVDGEPTRSCQTQLQDVAGKTVTTIEGLSPNASHPLQKAWIAEQVPQCGYCQSGQIMQAAALLKDNPKPTREQIIEHMDGNICRCGTYVRIISAIERAAREA; via the coding sequence ATGACAATGTTTACGATCAATAGGCAGGCAGTGAATGTCGCCGCCGAGCCCGATACACCGCTTCTCTGGGTAGTTCGGGAGCATCTGAAACTCACCGGCACCAAATTCGGCTGCGGCATCGCGCAATGTGGCGCCTGCACCGTTCACGTTGATGGCGAACCGACACGGTCTTGCCAGACCCAACTCCAGGACGTCGCGGGTAAAACCGTAACAACGATCGAAGGTCTATCTCCGAACGCCAGTCATCCACTGCAGAAAGCCTGGATCGCCGAGCAGGTGCCGCAATGCGGCTATTGTCAGTCCGGTCAGATCATGCAAGCGGCGGCACTTCTCAAAGACAATCCCAAACCCACGCGCGAACAGATCATCGAACACATGGATGGCAACATCTGCCGCTGTGGGACCTATGTGCGAATTATCAGCGCCATCGAACGCGCCGCGCGGGAGGCTTGA